In the genome of Massilia sp. PAMC28688, one region contains:
- the tldD gene encoding metalloprotease TldD, whose product MKPFEPNLSSLAVAREVLLTPFGLDEGKLLKTLGTMFTHQVDYADLYFQFTKSEGWSLEEGIVKTGSFSIDQGVGVRAISGDKTAFAYSDEISESALMDAASATRTIARAGAGSIQVASSMREVGGRSLYLPNDPLASLDATAKVQLLERVEKMARKKDPRVVQVMAGLAGEYDVVLVVRSDGVLAADIRPLVRVSVTVIVEQNGRREMGSSGGGGRYSYGYFSDELLDKYATEAVNTAVVNLDARPVPAGPMTIVLGPGWPGVLLHEAIGHGLEGDFNRKGSSAFSGRIGQRVAAKGVTVVDDGTLSDRRGSLNIDDEGNPTQCTTLIEDGILKGYIQDTMNARLMNMPVTGNARRESFAHLPMPRMTNTYMLGGDKDPEEILASVKNGLYAVNFGGGQVDITNGKFVFSATEAYMIENGKISYPVKGATLIGNGPDVLNRVSMIGNDMRLDSGVGVCGKEGQSVPVGVGQPTLRIEDVTVGGTA is encoded by the coding sequence ATGAAACCTTTCGAACCGAATCTTTCCTCCCTGGCGGTGGCACGCGAGGTGCTGCTCACGCCGTTTGGCCTCGATGAAGGCAAGCTGCTCAAGACGCTGGGCACCATGTTTACGCACCAGGTGGACTACGCGGATTTGTATTTCCAGTTCACCAAGAGTGAAGGCTGGAGCCTGGAAGAAGGCATTGTCAAGACGGGCAGTTTCAGTATTGACCAGGGCGTGGGCGTGCGCGCCATTTCCGGCGACAAGACGGCGTTTGCCTATTCCGACGAGATTTCGGAAAGCGCGCTGATGGATGCGGCCAGCGCCACGCGCACCATTGCCCGCGCCGGTGCCGGCAGCATCCAGGTCGCCAGCAGCATGCGCGAAGTGGGCGGACGCTCGCTGTACCTGCCCAACGATCCCCTGGCCTCGCTCGACGCGACGGCCAAGGTGCAGTTGCTCGAGCGCGTGGAAAAAATGGCGCGCAAGAAAGACCCGCGCGTGGTGCAGGTCATGGCGGGCCTGGCCGGCGAATACGATGTGGTGCTGGTGGTGCGCAGCGACGGGGTACTGGCGGCGGACATCCGGCCGCTGGTGCGGGTGTCGGTGACGGTGATCGTGGAACAGAATGGCAGGCGCGAAATGGGCTCGTCAGGCGGTGGCGGGCGCTACAGCTATGGCTACTTCAGCGATGAACTGCTGGATAAGTATGCGACCGAAGCGGTCAACACGGCCGTGGTGAACCTGGACGCGCGGCCCGTGCCGGCCGGCCCCATGACCATCGTGCTGGGACCGGGCTGGCCGGGCGTGCTGCTGCACGAAGCCATTGGCCATGGACTGGAAGGCGACTTCAATCGCAAGGGCTCGTCCGCGTTCTCGGGCCGCATCGGCCAGCGCGTGGCCGCCAAGGGCGTGACGGTGGTCGATGACGGCACCCTGTCGGACCGCCGCGGTTCGCTCAATATCGATGACGAAGGCAATCCAACCCAGTGCACCACGCTGATCGAGGATGGCATCCTGAAGGGGTATATCCAGGACACCATGAATGCGCGCCTGATGAACATGCCGGTGACGGGCAATGCACGGCGCGAGTCGTTTGCCCACCTGCCGATGCCGCGCATGACCAATACCTACATGCTGGGCGGTGACAAGGATCCGGAAGAAATCCTGGCCTCGGTCAAGAACGGCTTGTATGCGGTGAACTTCGGCGGCGGCCAGGTCGATATCACGAACGGCAAGTTCGTGTTTTCCGCCACCGAGGCGTACATGATTGAAAACGGCAAGATCAGCTACCCGGTCAAGGGCGCTACCCTGATTGGCAATGGTCCCGATGTGCTCAATCGCGTCTCGATGATTGGCAACGACATGCGCCTCGATTCCGGTGTGGGCGTGTGCGGCAAGGAAGGCCAGAGCGTCCCGGTGGGCGTTGGCCAACCCACCTTGCGGATTGAAGACGTCACGGTGGGCGGAACGGCGTAA
- a CDS encoding TonB-dependent receptor — MTEKRLNLALRTLFAGGAALGATFMALPAIAQQETEPAMQRVEITGSSIRRLAAQSALPITSLRADDFAKQGLATAQEVLATIPMNQTSTGASQSVGAGTGGRTTADLRGLGGDTTLVLLNGRRLANHPFFADTVDLNIIPVAALDRVEVLRDGASAIYGTDAIGGVVNFITKRSYRGMAATVEAFVPQASGGGDEQRVNVVGGWGDLATDGWNLLAVADYHRQSALRSVDRPFSSTGVRPGRGVSQTSGTPFPANFFAAPLNDDDPGISGNPGFFTGCAPPASVPSTTNQTCRFDFTRYIDNIPLTTQHSFLGRLTRKFGGNHTGSVEYMHSRSINESRVAPPPLAGIGLTMTASGPFYPGAGITPAFPGLAGQDLDISWRPLVTGQRIQEDTSLSDRLLASMEGMIGNWDYSSALSYSVGRARSDFTGGYVIDQRIIDGVASGLLNPFGEQTAAGQTWLQNSLLLGEFLKGKINSSAIDFKASRDIRQMAGGPLGFAIGAEVRHDKATYTVDRALASQASSSGYADALDQRGSRTIRAIFTEFNVPIIKDLEVNLAGRYDYYTDVGGNFNPKVAVRWQMSPRVLLRGSYNEGFRAPTLYDINGPQTVTNTAQPFDDPVLCPGGTPVPGANPSLACDQQQNIREGGNPNVQPETSRTYSAGIVLEPMRNVTASADFWDIRLKDQINAIAEQTLFENYQRYQHLFFYNAAGTRLDYVLSETSNLGEVRTRGVDLSLLWRIPRNQFGNMSLAVDGTYVDKYDYQNERNGPFTENAGRYADERPVFRWRHNATLAWNMAPYTLTLANRYMSGYDDQNNVAPAFEQRVDPYSTWSLAGTYTGNRSMELTLGVKNLFDEDPPYTNQGTTFQQGYDPRYTDPLGRTFYIRATYKF; from the coding sequence ATGACAGAGAAACGACTGAACCTTGCCTTGCGCACGCTATTTGCCGGCGGCGCGGCGCTGGGCGCCACTTTCATGGCCCTGCCCGCCATCGCCCAGCAGGAGACCGAACCGGCCATGCAGCGCGTGGAAATAACCGGCTCTTCCATCCGGCGCCTGGCCGCGCAAAGCGCGCTGCCCATCACTTCGCTGCGCGCCGACGACTTCGCCAAGCAGGGCCTGGCCACGGCGCAGGAGGTATTGGCCACCATCCCCATGAACCAGACGTCCACCGGTGCCAGCCAGTCGGTGGGGGCCGGTACCGGCGGGCGCACCACGGCTGACCTGCGCGGCCTGGGGGGTGACACGACCCTGGTGCTGCTCAACGGCCGGCGCCTGGCCAACCACCCCTTCTTTGCCGACACGGTGGACCTCAACATCATTCCCGTGGCGGCGCTGGACCGGGTGGAAGTGCTGCGCGACGGCGCTTCCGCCATCTACGGCACCGATGCCATTGGCGGCGTGGTCAACTTCATCACCAAGCGCTCGTACCGGGGCATGGCGGCCACGGTGGAGGCCTTTGTGCCGCAGGCGTCCGGCGGGGGCGATGAGCAGCGCGTCAATGTGGTGGGCGGCTGGGGCGACCTCGCCACCGACGGCTGGAACCTGCTGGCCGTGGCCGACTACCATCGCCAGTCAGCCCTGCGCTCGGTGGACCGGCCGTTTTCCAGCACCGGCGTGCGGCCCGGGCGGGGCGTATCGCAAACGAGCGGCACGCCCTTCCCCGCCAACTTTTTCGCCGCCCCGCTCAATGACGACGATCCCGGCATATCGGGCAATCCCGGTTTCTTCACGGGCTGTGCGCCGCCGGCGTCCGTACCCAGCACCACCAACCAGACCTGCCGCTTCGACTTCACGCGCTACATCGACAATATCCCCCTCACCACCCAGCACTCATTTTTGGGACGCTTGACGCGCAAATTTGGTGGCAACCATACGGGCAGCGTGGAATACATGCACAGCCGCAGCATCAATGAGTCGCGCGTGGCGCCGCCACCGCTGGCCGGCATCGGCCTGACCATGACGGCCAGCGGCCCGTTCTATCCCGGCGCCGGCATCACACCGGCCTTTCCGGGCCTGGCAGGACAGGACCTGGACATCAGCTGGCGACCGCTGGTCACGGGCCAGCGCATCCAGGAAGACACCAGCCTGTCGGACCGCCTGCTGGCCAGTATGGAAGGCATGATTGGCAACTGGGATTACAGCAGCGCGCTCAGTTATTCAGTGGGACGGGCCCGCAGTGACTTCACCGGCGGCTACGTGATCGACCAGCGCATCATCGACGGGGTCGCATCCGGACTGCTCAATCCCTTTGGCGAACAGACTGCAGCCGGCCAGACCTGGCTGCAAAATTCCCTGCTGCTGGGCGAGTTCTTGAAAGGCAAAATCAACAGTTCGGCCATCGATTTCAAGGCCAGCCGCGATATCCGCCAGATGGCTGGCGGCCCGCTCGGGTTTGCCATTGGTGCAGAAGTGCGCCATGACAAGGCCACGTACACCGTGGACCGCGCACTGGCCAGCCAGGCTTCCAGCTCCGGCTATGCCGATGCCCTGGACCAGCGCGGCAGCCGCACCATTCGCGCCATCTTCACCGAGTTCAATGTCCCCATCATCAAGGACCTGGAAGTGAACCTGGCCGGCCGCTACGACTATTACACTGACGTCGGCGGCAACTTCAACCCGAAAGTGGCGGTGCGCTGGCAAATGTCCCCGCGCGTGCTGCTGCGCGGCTCCTACAACGAAGGCTTCCGCGCGCCCACCCTGTACGACATCAACGGGCCGCAAACCGTCACCAATACGGCCCAGCCCTTCGATGACCCGGTGCTGTGCCCGGGTGGCACGCCGGTACCGGGCGCCAACCCCAGCCTGGCGTGCGACCAGCAGCAAAACATCCGCGAAGGCGGCAACCCCAACGTGCAGCCGGAAACCTCGCGCACCTACTCGGCCGGCATCGTGTTGGAACCCATGCGCAACGTCACCGCCTCGGCAGACTTCTGGGATATCCGGCTCAAGGATCAGATCAACGCCATTGCGGAGCAGACCCTGTTCGAGAATTACCAGCGCTATCAGCACCTGTTTTTCTACAATGCAGCTGGCACGCGGCTCGATTACGTGCTGTCGGAAACGAGCAACCTCGGCGAAGTGCGCACCCGTGGTGTCGATCTGAGCCTGCTGTGGCGCATTCCCCGCAATCAGTTCGGCAATATGTCGCTGGCCGTGGATGGCACCTACGTGGACAAATACGACTACCAGAACGAACGCAACGGCCCGTTCACGGAAAATGCGGGCCGCTATGCGGACGAACGCCCGGTATTTCGCTGGCGCCACAATGCCACCCTGGCGTGGAACATGGCACCGTACACGCTCACGCTGGCAAACCGCTACATGTCCGGCTACGACGACCAGAACAATGTGGCTCCCGCATTCGAGCAGCGGGTGGACCCGTATTCCACGTGGTCGCTGGCCGGCACCTACACGGGCAACAGGAGCATGGAGCTGACGCTTGGCGTAAAAAACCTGTTTGACGAAGACCCGCCCTATACCAACCAGGGCACCACCTTCCAGCAGGGATACGACCCCCGCTACACCGATCCTCTGGGACGCACCTTTTACATCAGGGCGACCTACAAGTTTTAG
- a CDS encoding ABC transporter ATP-binding protein: protein MLLHVRHLHIGFRVDKTTVAPAVKGISFDVPANATVALVGESGSGKSVTSLAIMDLLPPASTVIGPGASVMFAGQELLQLSRAERRRLCGKQIAMIFQEPMSSLNPVLTVGYQIGEVLRRHLGMSERQARQRTLALLDEVGIPDPGRKVDAYPGELSGGQQQRVMIAMAIACEPQLLIADEPTTALDVTIQKQIVELLASLQKKHGMSILFITHDLALVGDIADHVVVMRHGEVREQGPAAQVLGAPADEYTRALLQCRPRLDLRPMRLPVIGEALPLGGAQRARGTPADAAPLLVVKGLSKSFFVRQGWFGRRELKAVQDVSFTLARGRTLGIVGESGSGKTTVGLTLLRLHQASAGTAMFEGRDLLSMSEREFMPYKRRIQIIFQNPYASLNPRFTVGQILLEPMRIHAIGSGDGERLAMARTLLDKVGLPAAALQRYPHEFSGGQRQRIAIARCLTMRPEILVCDESVSALDVSVQAQVLNLLQDLQDEYGMSYLFISHDLAVVRYMADEVMVMHQGAVVEVAQSDQLYRQPRHPYTRALLGAIPGFGLR from the coding sequence ATGCTGCTCCACGTTCGCCATCTGCACATCGGCTTCAGGGTCGACAAGACCACCGTGGCGCCGGCGGTCAAGGGCATATCGTTCGACGTGCCGGCCAATGCCACGGTGGCGCTGGTGGGCGAGTCGGGTAGCGGCAAGTCGGTGACCTCGCTCGCCATCATGGATCTGCTGCCGCCGGCAAGCACCGTGATCGGCCCGGGCGCCAGTGTCATGTTCGCCGGGCAGGAGCTGCTGCAGCTCTCGCGCGCCGAGCGCCGGCGCCTGTGCGGCAAGCAGATCGCCATGATTTTCCAGGAGCCGATGTCGTCGCTCAATCCGGTCCTGACGGTTGGCTACCAGATTGGCGAAGTGCTGCGCCGCCACCTGGGCATGAGTGAACGGCAGGCCCGCCAACGCACCCTGGCGCTGCTCGATGAAGTGGGCATTCCCGACCCGGGCCGCAAGGTCGATGCCTATCCCGGCGAGCTGTCGGGCGGCCAGCAGCAGCGCGTGATGATCGCCATGGCCATCGCATGCGAGCCGCAGCTGCTGATCGCGGACGAGCCAACCACGGCGCTCGACGTCACGATCCAGAAGCAGATTGTGGAGCTCCTTGCCAGCCTGCAGAAAAAGCACGGCATGTCGATCCTGTTCATCACCCACGACCTGGCGCTGGTGGGCGATATTGCCGATCACGTGGTGGTGATGCGCCACGGCGAAGTGCGCGAGCAGGGGCCGGCGGCGCAGGTGCTGGGGGCCCCGGCCGATGAATACACCCGCGCGTTGCTGCAGTGCCGCCCGCGCCTGGACCTGCGGCCCATGCGGCTGCCGGTGATTGGCGAAGCGCTGCCCTTGGGTGGCGCACAGCGCGCACGCGGCACGCCCGCCGATGCGGCGCCGCTACTGGTGGTGAAAGGTCTGTCCAAGAGCTTTTTCGTGCGCCAGGGCTGGTTCGGCAGGCGCGAATTGAAGGCCGTGCAGGATGTATCGTTTACGCTGGCGCGCGGCCGAACTCTCGGCATCGTGGGCGAATCCGGTTCGGGCAAGACCACGGTGGGCCTGACGCTGCTGCGCCTGCACCAGGCCAGCGCCGGCACGGCCATGTTCGAAGGGCGCGACCTGCTGTCCATGTCCGAGCGCGAATTCATGCCGTACAAGCGGCGCATCCAGATCATCTTCCAGAATCCCTATGCTTCGCTCAACCCGCGCTTCACGGTGGGCCAGATCCTGCTCGAACCGATGCGCATCCACGCCATCGGCAGCGGCGATGGCGAGCGGCTGGCCATGGCAAGAACGCTGCTTGACAAGGTAGGGTTGCCCGCTGCCGCGCTGCAGCGCTACCCGCATGAATTCTCGGGCGGCCAGCGCCAGCGCATCGCCATTGCGCGCTGCCTGACCATGCGGCCGGAGATCCTGGTGTGCGACGAATCTGTATCCGCGCTCGACGTGTCGGTGCAGGCGCAGGTGCTCAACCTGCTGCAAGACCTGCAGGACGAATACGGCATGAGCTACCTCTTCATCTCGCACGACCTGGCGGTGGTCAGGTACATGGCCGACGAAGTGATGGTGATGCACCAGGGCGCAGTGGTCGAGGTGGCGCAGTCTGACCAGCTGTACCGCCAGCCGCGCCACCCCTACACCCGGGCCCTGCTCGGGGCGATCCCCGGATTTGGGCTAAGATGA
- a CDS encoding ABC transporter permease, translating into MLAYILRRLWQMVPTMAGVVLLVFVLFNFVGGDPAYLLAGKMSSAQEIDNIRRQLGMDQPWHVQLWIFVKQILTFDFGNSWSTGEPVAHIMATRLGPSLTVLVPLTILETVIGVALALALAFVRGSLTDRAVMVLCTVGMSVSILVYIIVFQYFLAYRMGLFPVQGWGDSLARNLLHYAALPILIGLAVSLAPTVRLYRAFVLDEVSQDYVRTARAKGLSERRVMWVHVLRNAAIPIITHVMASLPALLIGAFLLERFFGIPGIGREVMLAVERSDFPVIKAITIYVAAATMLFNLLTDLLYQAVDPRIKLA; encoded by the coding sequence ATGCTCGCTTACATTTTGCGCCGACTCTGGCAAATGGTGCCCACCATGGCAGGTGTCGTGCTGCTGGTGTTCGTCCTGTTTAACTTCGTCGGCGGCGACCCGGCCTATCTGTTGGCCGGGAAAATGTCCAGCGCGCAGGAAATCGACAACATCCGGCGCCAGTTGGGCATGGACCAGCCATGGCATGTGCAGCTGTGGATCTTCGTCAAGCAAATCCTTACCTTTGACTTTGGCAATTCCTGGAGCACGGGCGAGCCGGTGGCGCACATCATGGCGACCCGCCTGGGACCGTCGCTGACCGTGCTGGTGCCGCTGACCATTCTGGAAACCGTGATTGGCGTGGCGCTGGCGCTGGCGCTCGCCTTTGTGCGCGGCTCGCTGACCGACCGCGCCGTGATGGTGCTGTGTACGGTCGGCATGTCGGTCAGCATCCTGGTCTACATTATCGTGTTCCAGTATTTCCTGGCCTACCGCATGGGCCTGTTCCCGGTGCAGGGCTGGGGCGACAGCCTGGCGCGCAACCTGCTGCACTACGCGGCGCTGCCCATCCTGATTGGCCTGGCGGTGTCGCTGGCGCCCACGGTGCGCCTGTACCGCGCCTTCGTGCTCGATGAAGTGAGCCAGGATTATGTGCGTACCGCGCGTGCCAAGGGCCTGTCCGAGCGGCGCGTGATGTGGGTCCATGTGCTGCGCAATGCGGCCATCCCCATCATCACCCACGTCATGGCGAGCCTGCCCGCGCTCTTGATAGGCGCCTTCCTGCTGGAGCGGTTTTTCGGCATTCCCGGCATCGGGCGCGAAGTCATGCTGGCGGTCGAGCGCAGCGACTTTCCGGTCATCAAGGCGATCACGATCTACGTGGCCGCTGCCACCATGCTGTTCAATCTGCTGACCGACCTGCTGTACCAGGCCGTCGATCCGCGCATCAAGCTGGCATGA
- a CDS encoding ABC transporter permease — translation MMDSASHGLWYLAWRRLRADRVAMLALCVVALMLALVGLSAAGLVAADWEEEVAVNYAPPTFAAGAALRQGAPASPRAVLPNRFDPLAADIAAISAQLEKQGRAVPPVRRQTLAFGADKWGHDIVKKTIKGAQTSVVVGLAAALVAVTLGTLFGALAGYSGGAVDDLFTWFYSVFTSIPAILMILTVAAVLQQKGVATIVLILGLTGWTGPYRLVRAEYMKHKAREYVLAAQAIGASHWRRMFSHILPNVSHVALVQLSILIVGFIKAEVILSFLGFGVPVGVVSWGSMLNEAQHELILGKWWQLAAAAGSMAVLVTAFSTLTDALRDALDPTLK, via the coding sequence ATGATGGACAGCGCCTCGCACGGCCTCTGGTACCTGGCGTGGCGCCGCCTGCGCGCCGACCGTGTGGCCATGCTTGCCCTGTGCGTCGTGGCCTTGATGCTGGCGCTGGTGGGCCTGTCCGCGGCCGGCCTCGTCGCTGCCGACTGGGAAGAAGAAGTGGCGGTTAATTACGCGCCGCCCACGTTCGCCGCCGGCGCGGCGCTGCGCCAGGGGGCACCGGCGTCCCCACGCGCAGTGCTGCCGAATCGTTTCGATCCGCTGGCCGCCGACATCGCCGCCATCTCGGCCCAGCTGGAAAAGCAGGGCAGGGCGGTGCCGCCCGTGCGGCGCCAGACGCTTGCCTTCGGCGCCGACAAGTGGGGGCACGACATCGTCAAGAAAACCATCAAGGGTGCGCAGACCTCGGTGGTGGTGGGCCTCGCCGCAGCCCTGGTGGCGGTAACGCTGGGTACCTTGTTCGGCGCCCTGGCCGGATACTCGGGCGGCGCGGTGGACGACCTGTTCACCTGGTTCTACAGCGTCTTCACCTCCATTCCCGCGATCCTGATGATCCTGACCGTGGCCGCGGTCCTGCAGCAAAAAGGGGTGGCGACCATTGTGCTGATCCTGGGCCTGACCGGATGGACGGGGCCCTACCGCCTGGTGCGCGCCGAGTACATGAAGCACAAGGCGCGCGAGTATGTGCTGGCGGCGCAGGCCATCGGCGCCTCGCACTGGCGCCGCATGTTTTCCCACATCCTGCCCAATGTCAGCCATGTGGCGCTGGTGCAGCTGTCGATCCTGATCGTCGGCTTCATCAAGGCCGAAGTGATTTTGTCGTTCCTCGGCTTCGGCGTGCCGGTGGGCGTGGTCTCGTGGGGCAGCATGCTCAATGAGGCGCAGCACGAACTCATTCTCGGCAAGTGGTGGCAGCTCGCGGCCGCCGCCGGGTCCATGGCAGTGCTGGTGACTGCCTTCTCCACCCTGACCGATGCGCTGCGCGACGCGCTCGATCCCACACTCAAGTAG
- the aroG gene encoding 3-deoxy-7-phosphoheptulonate synthase AroG codes for MPRTDDLRIREMKELTPPSHLIREFACGEAAEQTAAAGRVALHRILHGQDDRLMVVIGPCSIHDTKAAMEYARRLVEQRRRFAGELEIVMRVYFEKPRTTVGWKGLINDPYMDNSFRINDGLRMARELLRDINELGLPAGTEFLDVISPQYIADLISWGAIGARTTESQVHRELASGLSCPVGFKNGTDGNIKIAVEAIKAASQPHHFLSVTKGGHSAIVSTNGNEDCHIILRGGKTPNYDAASVEQACQQIAAQGLASRLMIDASHANSSKKPENQIPVCADIAAQVANGEGRIVGVMVESHLVAGRQDLIPGKELVYGQSVTDGCIDWDSSVKVLENLADAVLQRRLRPES; via the coding sequence ATGCCCCGCACCGACGACTTACGCATCCGGGAGATGAAGGAACTGACCCCGCCCTCGCACCTGATCCGCGAGTTTGCCTGCGGCGAAGCAGCCGAGCAGACCGCTGCCGCCGGCCGGGTGGCACTGCACCGTATCCTGCACGGCCAGGACGACCGCCTGATGGTGGTGATCGGCCCGTGCTCGATCCACGATACCAAGGCCGCCATGGAATACGCGCGCCGCCTGGTCGAGCAGCGCCGCCGCTTTGCCGGGGAACTTGAGATCGTGATGCGGGTCTACTTTGAAAAGCCGCGCACCACGGTGGGCTGGAAGGGCTTGATCAACGATCCCTACATGGACAACAGTTTTCGCATCAACGATGGCCTGCGCATGGCGCGCGAGCTGCTGCGCGACATTAACGAACTGGGCCTGCCGGCCGGCACCGAGTTCCTGGACGTGATCAGCCCCCAGTACATTGCCGACCTGATCAGCTGGGGCGCCATCGGTGCCCGCACCACCGAATCCCAGGTGCACCGCGAACTGGCGTCCGGCCTGTCGTGCCCCGTGGGATTCAAGAACGGCACCGACGGTAACATCAAGATTGCGGTGGAAGCGATCAAGGCCGCCTCGCAGCCCCACCACTTCCTGTCCGTCACCAAGGGCGGGCACTCGGCCATCGTATCGACCAATGGCAATGAAGATTGCCACATCATCCTGCGCGGCGGCAAGACACCGAATTACGATGCCGCCAGCGTGGAGCAGGCCTGCCAGCAGATTGCCGCCCAGGGCCTGGCATCGCGCCTCATGATTGACGCGTCGCACGCCAACAGTTCCAAGAAGCCCGAGAACCAGATTCCCGTGTGCGCCGATATTGCCGCCCAGGTGGCCAATGGCGAAGGGCGCATCGTGGGCGTGATGGTGGAGTCGCACCTGGTGGCCGGCCGCCAGGACCTAATCCCCGGCAAGGAACTGGTGTATGGCCAGTCCGTCACCGACGGCTGCATTGACTGGGACAGCAGCGTCAAGGTGCTGGAAAATCTGGCCGATGCCGTGCTGCAGCGGCGCCTGCGTCCGGAATCGTAA
- a CDS encoding carbon-nitrogen hydrolase family protein codes for MTTVAAVQMISSPHVEDNLATARRLVAEAAANGAALVTLPEYWPIMGMTDSDKVARAEHPGQGPIQDAMAQMAREHGVWLIGGTLPLVSPDANKVMNTTLVFDPSGKPVSRYDKIHLFGFTKGSEHYDEARTIVPGESVVMFDAPFGRVGLAVCYDLRFPELFRAMGECTLMIVTAAFTHTTGMAHWEVLLRARAIENQCYVLASAQGGTHVNGRRTFGHSMLIDPWGEVKAVLAEGEGVVSGQIDAAYLAQVRENLPALKHRKL; via the coding sequence ATGACGACAGTTGCAGCGGTACAAATGATCAGTTCTCCCCATGTGGAAGACAACCTGGCCACGGCGCGCCGCCTGGTGGCCGAGGCGGCGGCCAACGGCGCGGCCCTGGTCACCCTGCCGGAATACTGGCCCATCATGGGCATGACCGACAGCGACAAGGTGGCCCGTGCCGAGCACCCCGGGCAAGGGCCGATCCAGGATGCCATGGCGCAGATGGCGCGCGAACATGGCGTGTGGCTGATCGGCGGGACCTTGCCGCTGGTGTCGCCGGATGCAAACAAGGTCATGAACACGACCCTGGTATTCGATCCGTCCGGCAAGCCGGTCAGCCGCTACGACAAGATTCACCTGTTTGGCTTCACCAAGGGCAGCGAGCACTACGACGAGGCGCGCACCATCGTCCCGGGCGAGTCGGTGGTCATGTTCGATGCGCCCTTTGGCCGCGTGGGACTGGCCGTGTGCTACGACCTGCGCTTTCCCGAGCTGTTCCGGGCCATGGGCGAGTGCACGCTCATGATCGTCACCGCCGCCTTTACCCATACGACCGGAATGGCGCACTGGGAAGTGCTGCTGCGGGCGCGGGCCATTGAAAACCAGTGTTACGTGCTGGCATCTGCCCAGGGGGGCACCCACGTCAATGGCCGCCGCACCTTTGGCCACAGCATGCTGATCGACCCGTGGGGCGAGGTCAAGGCCGTGCTGGCCGAGGGCGAGGGCGTGGTGAGCGGCCAGATCGATGCCGCCTACCTGGCCCAGGTGCGGGAAAACTTGCCGGCACTCAAGCACCGGAAACTGTAG
- a CDS encoding DedA family protein/thiosulfate sulfurtransferase GlpE encodes MPNLTELLQLYGVLIVFAIVLVEQGGLPIPAFPILIVSGALAMSGGISPLACVGVAVLACLIADLFWFHAGRFYGTRILRLLCKISLSPDSCVSQTEDKFARFGVKALIVSKFIPGFNIVAAPMSGALGVSKPRFLAFSGSGSVLWSSTGVALGALFHKSVDRVLTFLSAMGTTAVLGLAALLGIFVLYKYLERRRVRRAMAIARIGVPELLSLIAAGHEPLIIDARSATARQLEEAIPGAAFFDSCEADGMLVGVDKERHIVVYCSCPNDVTAAQVAKQFLAHGFHRARPLQGGLDAWKAHHNSAQ; translated from the coding sequence ATGCCCAACCTGACCGAACTGCTGCAGCTGTATGGTGTCTTGATCGTCTTTGCCATCGTGCTGGTGGAGCAGGGCGGCCTGCCCATTCCCGCGTTTCCGATCCTGATCGTGTCCGGCGCGCTGGCCATGTCCGGCGGCATCAGTCCGCTTGCCTGCGTGGGCGTGGCGGTGCTGGCGTGCCTGATCGCCGACCTGTTCTGGTTTCACGCCGGGCGCTTCTACGGCACCCGCATCCTTCGCCTGCTGTGCAAGATTTCCCTGTCCCCGGACTCCTGTGTCAGCCAGACGGAAGACAAGTTCGCCCGCTTCGGCGTCAAGGCACTGATCGTGTCCAAGTTCATCCCTGGCTTTAATATCGTCGCCGCGCCGATGTCGGGCGCCCTTGGCGTCAGCAAGCCCCGCTTTCTTGCCTTTAGCGGGAGCGGCAGCGTGCTGTGGAGCAGTACTGGCGTGGCTCTGGGCGCACTGTTTCACAAGAGCGTGGACCGGGTGCTGACTTTCCTGAGCGCCATGGGCACCACCGCGGTGCTGGGCCTGGCAGCCTTGCTGGGCATCTTCGTGCTCTACAAGTATCTCGAACGGCGCCGGGTGCGCCGCGCCATGGCCATCGCGCGCATCGGCGTGCCGGAGCTGCTTTCCCTGATCGCGGCAGGGCATGAACCGCTCATCATCGATGCCCGTAGCGCCACCGCACGCCAGCTGGAGGAGGCCATTCCCGGCGCCGCCTTCTTCGACAGCTGCGAGGCCGACGGCATGCTGGTCGGTGTCGACAAGGAGCGCCACATCGTGGTCTATTGCAGCTGTCCCAATGATGTCACGGCGGCCCAGGTGGCCAAGCAGTTCCTGGCGCACGGCTTCCATCGGGCGCGGCCCCTGCAAGGGGGGCTGGATGCATGGAAAGCGCACCACAATAGTGCGCAGTGA